Below is a window of Cygnus atratus isolate AKBS03 ecotype Queensland, Australia chromosome 3, CAtr_DNAZoo_HiC_assembly, whole genome shotgun sequence DNA.
ACTTATGCTGAAGTTACCTCATAAAATGGATTGATGCATAGTTTTTGATACGTCCAGACTTTTCAGGAGGAAGAAAGCTATGTACACCTTATTCAGCAACTCACAAGTTGTTCCATGGCAGCTGGTCTCCATGCCAGACATGGCAGACATGCCTTGGTACATCTAAATTACGAGGAACGATGTGGTCTAAGAGTTGTGAGCTGAATGGTGCATAGCTGCTTGGTGCATACTTGAAATGCAAGATACTTCTTACTTACGGTACGGTGAccaaaaatcacacagaaagTGTAATTTTAAGCCGGGGAGAatctttcatagaatcacagaatggcttgggttggaagggacctcaaagatcatctagtttcaaccccccctgccataggcagggatgccacccactagttcaggttgcccagggacttgtccaacctggctttgaacacaTCCAGGtatggagcatccacaacttctctgggcaacctgtgccagtgcctcatcaccctctgagtgaacgatttcctcctaacctctaatctaaatttcccctcttttagtttaaagccattcccccttgtcctgtcaataTCTGCTTGAGCAAAGagtcgctctccatcttttttacaaGACCCCtctaagtactgaaaagccacaatgaggtctccgcggagccttctccaggctgaacacccccagctctctcagcctttcttcacaggagaggtgctccagccccttgatcaccttcgtggccctcctctggacccgctctaacagccccacatccttctcgTGCTGAAGGCGTTGAGCTGGCTCTCCAAACCTTCCTTTCAGCCCTGTACCTGCCTTTTCCCGACAAATGAGACGAAGGACTCCTTGAAGCATAACAGCAGAACACCAGCCTGCGCACTACCTGCCCAGCTTTCCACCTCGCCTGCCTCCATTAGGTGACCCTAGCACACAACCAGAGTCAATATTTGGCATGACTCGGCGTGCAAACATAACCACGCCACGCCATGCCAATGCCAAGCGCCGAACCGCTCTCCCGAGCGCCAAGGCAGCACAGCGCCCAGCCGAAGGCAGGCTCCTGGACTCCTTTCCAAGCCGCTCTTGCTCGGTCTTGCCTCTGGGTGTCTTAAGCACGCTGCGAACGGCGGCCACGGCCGGGACATGGCGctgggggggagccgggggcggccggggggctccCCCCTCACGGCGGCGGGCTCCCGCCCCGCCGTTACGGCCGTTACGAGCCCCTCAGCGCCCGATCCCTCagggcggccccgctcccgccccGACCCCGTCTTGGAAAGCGCTCCCTCCGCGCCGTCCAACTTTatatttgcctttattttcctcccccGGCTGCCAAGGGAGAGGTTTATACACACAATCAGAGCAAATAGAAGGAGTTCAGCCGGATCGCGTTTCACCGGCAGCCCCCTTCCGAGGGGCTTAACGAGGGGGGGAAGAAGGAGCGAGCAGGGAGCGGCGGTGCCACGGCGGGACGGCTCCGGCTCCTACCGGgagctgccttcctccctccttctcctcctcttcctcctcgtcAGTCCACCCGGCTCTCCGGGGAGCGCTTCCAGGCAGCGCCGGCAGCCCCGGGAAgccgccgggggctgcccctgccAAGAAGAGGCGACGCGCACCGCCCGGACCCTCCCGCGGCCACCTCTCCGCCGCCTTCCCGCTCGGCGGCTGCCGAAAGCAGCCGTCCCCCGTCCCCTTCCCCGCCCCAACACcgccccttccccgccgccgccggagcCTCAGGTTCCCGGTAAACCGGGGCCGGGGACCCGCCCGGAGGGAGCCGCGCCAGGGCCATGAATATTTCAGCGCCTCCTCAGCGCGTTTCTAATTAAAGGTTGGGGCCCAgcgctcccccccccacccctttcccCGTCTGCCCTCCTCCggctcacacacacacacttgggACCAGCTCCTTACGTCGGAGCGAGGAGAGGAGCGACCGAGCCCTGCCCgggggagggacgggggggaccggggagggaggggagaggagttgggggggggggggctgtgcaGCAGCGACGCTCCCCAGGTTGCCAAGTGGACTTTTATTGTTTTCCACCCACTTCCAAGTCGATACTATCTGCCGTCTCATGTCCATCCTATAGCCTATATAAGCGGCTGCGCCGGCGATGGAGTAGGTGGCGGAGGGACGGGaggggggcgggcgggccggCCGCCGACAACTCGgactgttctgctgctgctgctgctgctgctgctgctgctcctacTCCTACTCCTACTCCTGCTActgctcccactgctgctgctcctgctgctgctgctgctgctgctgctgcccggggaGAGCGGCCCCCGCGGGGAAGACAGCTCGCCTTGCAGCACGGAGAGCCAGGTAACCCGGCCAGCAAGGGGCCGGccgcctccctcctcctcctcctcctcctcctgctccttctccccgTCCCGGAGCGCTTGCCCGGCCGGGAAAGTTGGCACGGGTCAGAGAGGGGCGCCACGCGTGGGGCAGCCCTTGTGCGGCGGAGCCCCGCGGCGTGCGCCCGGCCAGGGTGGGAGCAAGGGGAAAACTTCGGGGAAAGTTGGACACCGCTCGGTTTGTCCCGGCTCGgcggggctgctctgccccagcagacactgagcagagcaggctcGATGTCCCGGACCCCCCGTGTTTCCCATTTCACCCCCCGTGTGCCTCCCCACCTGCAACCCACTCCCGTTTTTCTCTTGCAGAGGAATAGGAAGCCTCCCCCGCCGGCAGCGGATCGTTCATTTTCATCTGCTCGCTCGCCCTTTGGGTCAGGCTGCGATGAGCGGACTGAGGtctcctgggctgctggggctggtgctctTAATGCTCTCGGCGGGATATTGCAAAGAGAAGAGTGACTCCGCAGATCTGAAGGACAGGCAAAGCCTCTTAAATCTTATCATGGAGATCATTCAGGAACTGAAAAGGTACCACCTGGAGAAGGACAGTGGGGTGCAGTACTTCTCCAAACACAACTATAACTTAGACCGACGGGAAGTGGCAGACTACGGAGGGTACCAGGATGAGCAGAGAGTTGGTAAGTCACAGCCCCTGACTTGGGAGAGCTTTCTCCTTCTGTAGGGTGCCTTGGGGAATCAGACATCACATCAGGTTACTAATTTTGTATCGAGGATCCACCGCCCAAAATACCTGCAGACACTCTCTGGTATCAGAAACTGACGCAGGCGGCAAATTTTGGAATAGAAAAACTCCATTCGCATCTCAGAGCCTTTTACTGTCTGGATAATGTACTCAGCTGAAAGTCTGACTTCCTGTGTGTTGGCTTTGAACAAAATCTATTAACAAGGGAAAGGAGTGAAATGGGCTGAGATCAAAGAAATAAGGGATGAAAATGCTCTTTCTCCTGGAAGtttaccattttttaaaatgtgcctaGTTTAAGTGTTTCTTGGAAATGACCCTAGCAGTAATTCCCCTGCAGGACTCTACTATGCCCGTGCTCTTAGAGATAGCAAGAAGTCTGTCCTAGAGCTCAGCTTCATTAAACTTTTCACCCTGCTTATTAGTGCTGCTAATAATTATTCTGGAGGGTAGCACCATTGAAAAACACTAGGGAACTGAAATAGAGCACTCCTCTGTCACCACATGAGCTATGCATGCTTCGAGTCACTCCTTCAGTCATCATTCTACTCATCTGTAACCTCCAGTGAAAGTCCCCATGTGTTTGTAAGATGCTCGGAGCTGGATGTTCAGAGCAGTCATACTAAGCCACGCAGTGATGGATAGCTACAGCTCAGTTTCACGATGTGCCTCTGTGCATCCCGCTCGAAGTTGACTTGACTTCTCCTGCTGCCATATCTCATTTAGTGTTTCCTGTCACTCCCAAacccctgcagcactgctgccactCCTCTTACCCCTCCCACTGAAAGGgactttctgaatattttccagCAGATGCATACTCACCTTCTTCCAATCTGGCTTTCATTTTGCTAGCATGCtat
It encodes the following:
- the ALKAL2 gene encoding ALK and LTK ligand 2 codes for the protein MSGLRSPGLLGLVLLMLSAGYCKEKSDSADLKDRQSLLNLIMEIIQELKRYHLEKDSGVQYFSKHNYNLDRREVADYGGYQDEQRVEIVPRDLRMKDKFLKHLTGPLYFSPKCSKHFHRLYHNTRDCTIPAYYKRCARLLTRLAVSPMCMEG